AACTGTCTCAGTGACAGAACCACAGGACCTGCACAGACACAATCCCGATAACGACGAAGGTTAGTCCACTTAGCTTATACACATGGATTACGTTCAGAACACAGGAAAACAAGTCTCGAAAATTTAGGATAACCGCACAGCATGGATTAGCTGTCATGCTGACAGAGATTCAGTTCGGCAAAACCGTCCTCACACCGAGTCTCCAAACAATAGCGGCCTCTTGCGGTATTCTAAATCATTCAATCATCGATGAACGTCGAGCCTATTTGGTAATACGGCATTGAGTATTTTACGATCCCAACGAGACAAGGTGCATTCACAGTCATCTTAGCACACTTGGTTTTGTGTAGCATAGTTTGTCAAGCATTTGATGACAAGTTTTGGCTAAATCATCTCATCTGAAGTTTGATTTCAGAAACATctatatcaatatcaatttcTTTTGATGCATTAGAGTCTATCTTCTGGAGGTATGGTACAGCGGGATTCACCATTGCGCACTTTTGTGTCACCCTGACATTGGTCCTCGGTTGTCTTCAACAGCGAAGGGAGGTAAAGACTTCTTATTTTCTGTTTACCCATGTATCTTTTTACTATATGAAACGTTTCGCCGATGCTATCTGTGCACACTTCAACTATGATCAATGATAGTGGCGTGAACAAACTTGAGGGCTTAATTTCAAATGAATGAACCCTAACTTTCACGGTATATTTAGATGTTTTCTGAAAGACCAACTTTTTTCGGCTATTCAAGATAGGCCTCTAGTAATGTTAGAATAGATTTCATCAAATTACTCTGACTCTGATCTGGACAACTGCAGGTTATAATCATAGTAGATTAGAACATACACGTGTCTTGGAAATTAAAGTCGTTGAAGTACAGTTCGGTGTTAGCAGCACACGAATGTCCTTGAGTTAACTTCGATATCTTCACGTGTTCAAAAGGAGCTTAAAACAGGGACTGAGCTTATCAAAAGTAAACCAGatcagaaagtttttttttttacaataccaCTACTTGCAGATCCGTAAGCTGTGGAGGCTTCAAAACCCTCACCAGCACCAAGTGCAGATCCAGCCTCCGGGGATGCAGCCTCCCTGTGGACTTCCTAACAACCCACCACCATACGTACCACCCATGACATGCGCATGCGCATCCCCATCAGCAAACATGACTGCCCAGCAGCAGGCTAACGAGGCGGAGCCACTGCTGACATGGGCAAGGCAAGGTAGGTCTATCATGACTGTGTCAGCAGGCTGTTCACTAGTCTCATCTAAGAATGTCCCCTGTCATTGCCTGACACTGTGTTGGCAGGTACATTTCGGCATTTTTTTCACTCAAATAAGCAGCTCTGGGGCTTGACACGTAAATGTGCGATCATAGCAAATGTATTGTAATAAAGAGAATACAGAGTACCATTACAAATGGTAATGGGTAAGCTTTCAAATGATTGTTATGATTTAATGTATTGATTAAGTAGCAAATTGCATATGATCAACCTAAACCAAGTTTCAAAACTTCCTGTTTTAGTTTTGTCATTGGACGTTCTAACCATTCTATTCTGATGATGCTGAGCCGTTCTGAAGATAATAGTGCAATGTAGTAGGTGCACAACTTAATAACTGATATGCTAGTACACCGAGTAACATTGGCTGTATAGACTCCATACCAAACTTCTATTCTTGTTGATATTTGCAAAGTCGACATTCCAGACCTACTGTCAACAGATGTTAATCACCTTTTTTGTTTTCCAGCAAGTAtttggtaacgttacctgtgaGATTTTTAACAATGTTCTTTTCCTTTATAGACGGTTCTAATGATGTTCCCACCGCCCCATCCAACCGTGTTCCCATCTACACAACCGACACTAAGCCACACACCAGCGACCAGGCTGACCTTCTCCGACAGGATCAGTCTGCCACGCGGACTCCCTTCGAGACGgagatttaatttttttttccaaaataggCAGTGAAATGAAATTTCCTCTGTCatgtcttttctgaaaacatctatgTAATCTTTTAATCAATTGTCTACTGTCATACTAGCTAATGAGAGTCATTTCGTGACGTCACGACCTGTTGCAAACTTGTTCCACCTAAGAGCACAAGGTAGACAACTGATTTAAAGACTACATAGATGCTTTCAGAAAGACCAACTTTTTATGTGAATGATAGAGGAAGCTTAAGTTTCATTTCACTGgcatttcatgttttgttttcacgTCGTAGATCTGAAGGCCAGTAAGAGCAATACAAGTAACGacttctttttgtgtgtgtgtacgttgTCGACATGTCATGTCGTGAGGTCTACCTGTTTAACGGTAaggtttattttttgttgtttgtaacTTCTCATGGTCCTTCGCCATAGCCTTTATCAAcaaatgaaaatttacattcaaatggTACACATGAAAGTATGGTACGGCTTATTAAGTTAAAATGGGTTTGTGTACTTTGCATCACGAATTGCAAACACGGCTGTTACGGGTATATAAGTACTTTTCTTGTTGTAGATACATGGATATGTAGtttcaaatattgaaaaaacaaacacttctcatctgggggggggggggttcttggACCTACAGGCACCGCACTGTACTGTTTGTTGATATTGATTACATTAGTTTAATCTGACCTGACGTATGTCAGATTACTTATATATTTAGACTTTTTTAGACTTTTATTTCAACCTTAATGGCTAAGGTTTGTCATTGTTTAGTTCTATTTACTATTCTATGACCCCGTAATAAGTTATTACACTTGCGTGCGGTACTGCCGCCCATGGCCATGTCTTTATCTATGATTCAGTTgacttatataaaaaaaatgaggaatttgaagttgaaaatggCAGTAGCTTCAAGTCATGTAGTGAATGGTCAGTTACCAAATGCAATACCTGTTTCATTGTGCCTTTGCGGGGTAGTATGCGTTATCTACACTGTTAGTCTTGTCTCAGCCGAACGATCAAAACTGCTAAATGATATGGCACTGAGCTAGCCTCTatcagtctccgcgggtcgctgggaaaatagtagaaattggccaaatagagtcaaatgtatgaagggagtcggctacggacagagggtccaataggcagatgggaatgttatcctccatggccaaagtcccccggcaaatgttctctctatttccgacgcggttagtctggtagagactagcactGAGCATGTGACGTTACATGGTGTCGTTTGTTCAAATATTCTTAGCTCACATTGAATTTGGGCCAGTGTAACATGTATCAGACGTACAACAACATGATAATTGGTTGTACAAGATGGGTAAGATCATTGAAAATCTCCATAAGAAGCGGATATAATGACAGCTAATTGTAAAACACCTCTTGTGAATTATCATACAGCATAGATTAGTAAATGTTCTGAATTGATTGGTTTTATGACAAAACAACCACAACTATTGTAACATCTGCGTTGGCTTCCGTTGTTGGTTATTCATGattggaaatattctatgaTCATGTTATTTTAAGAACATTAAATactatgtatttcatatttagTAGAAGTAAAGTACCTTGTGATTTTTTGTCTATCATAACGGCATAAGAGTTTTATTATGTCGTAGGACGGATGATTGTCTTATACTGTTAGAGGGTCCTAGAGTTGTGATTATTTTCATATTGCAtcttgattttaagtccggCATATTTCATATGTATATGGTCTCCATTAGAAATCAGTTGACTTTATGATCAACTTAACTGTAGGTGTTGCACATTAGATGAATTGATAAATAAACGGTAAGTCGAATCAGATCAGACTTTGAACGAAGTTGTTTGTACTACGGGTGCGCCATAATGTAATCACTAGTGCGCATGTACAAGTATTGCGTTGGGAATTTATTTCTGTAACTAAGGATGAAGTACAAATAGCAAACGGTTCAAGGGGCGGAATGACTAGTATGCAAACATTGAACTGCTTGCGGTGCATTTTGTGAGTAAACATAGACATGTCCTTGCATGTCTGACGTCTGATTGCCAGGTCAAACTCTTACCGACTAACTAACCTTTGGACCAACTAATACCGCTACAATGAGAAGCTTATCAGTTAGGCAATATTCATAGGGgacaatatttcatttcatttatgatGTTGGCACATTTTATGAGATGTCAGAGGGGCAAGCAGAAAGAATACTTTTTGAATTTCCAAAGAACGAAATGGAGATCGAGAACATTCGAAATAATATCAAATGTTACTTTTAAGTAACCTCTTGATACAAATGAATAATTTTGAGTTTAGGAAAATTCGTGTGTTAAGGCCGGCCCCAGAATTGTCTTTTAATATCaagtaatacaaaataaatcaagcaagaGAAGAAATTCTCTgcagagtcagacgtttcagatatcaTCCACTGTGAAACTGATGAGAAAATCATCCACTGTGAAACTGATGAGAATGAATCTGTTACTGGTTTTCATGGCTGTTCGAAAGCAAAATATACACTACTTTCAGAGCCTCCGGCATGAACTAAAATTTGTTGACATAACAGACTTTCACACCAGAACAGCTGGAGAGTGACTACACGATGAGTCTTGCAGAGATCTCTCTGAACTATTACTTTTTGACAGGGCA
The nucleotide sequence above comes from Branchiostoma lanceolatum isolate klBraLanc5 chromosome 14, klBraLanc5.hap2, whole genome shotgun sequence. Encoded proteins:
- the LOC136448967 gene encoding uncharacterized protein, with the protein product MQVFIFGVVVCLCIISGAQSRSRHRPGSPPLECGLDEYYNSATHHCEGCKDLCQPHRGTLGECKRLCSAYEFPTAVVISLPDGEQNKPSTSPGTTTVSVTEPQDLHRHNPDNDEESIFWRYGTAGFTIAHFCVTLTLVLGCLQQRREIRKLWRLQNPHQHQVQIQPPGMQPPCGLPNNPPPYVPPMTCACASPSANMTAQQQANEAEPLLTWARQDGSNDVPTAPSNRVPIYTTDTKPHTSDQADLLRQDQSATRTPFETEI